The window ATAAGGTCAACAAATATAGACAAGCTGtgttttgcaaattaaaacaaaacaacaacaaaaaagcgcCTTTCTTTAATTCTGCCTCTTTCTTGTTTCACAGGCAAGAAGAGAAACCCTGGGCTGAAAATTCCTAAAGAAGCATTTGAGCAACCACAGACAAGCTCCACGTAAGTCTGCAAACACTAaggcagaataaaaagaaaaccacgaACCCCAGCTGCCTTCCAGCCTTTACTAGTGCCTGCGCTGCCACGGCCAGGGGCCGGCAGCCGGTCACGGCCAGCACCCGGGGCTCGTGCTTGCAGGTCTGGGATAACGGGGACCCTTCACGAGGAACAGGGGCAGAACGACTAGGTTAATTTTGGCACCATTAGGGAGGATAATAACGTAACAGCCCTTGTACTTCTCTTGTAGCCCCAGGTACAACCAGGGGGTCTCAGCCCATCACCCTCTACCCATCACTGCCCATGGTACATGTCTCATGTGCTGCTTAATGATGTGCCCAGGAAAAGTAAAAACAGAATGGGCGTCCGATTTTAACCGACGTGGCACTTCTGCCGCCCAGTTTGAGTAACATGCGTTTGGTCAAGGCATAAAAATGCATCCTCTTCCCTACATACTCAGCCTTGCAAAAGAAAACCCTGTTTTTAAGGCAATTTATGCAACTCCAGCCTGCTTGGCTTTCTTTGCTTCCTTGAGGATTGACTTTTATTAGCCTGTTAACCCGTGCTGTATGACTTAGGTAATAATTTACAGTGGTTTTAGACCTTTATGCCTGTTTAATCCATTTTTCATGCAGGCTGGCAGAGATTTGGTGCTTGCCACCTGGCTTGCGTTTCGCAGTGAATATCTCTGGGTTCCTGCATGGGGAAGTTGGATGTGAGAAATGCCAACTCCAGCAGCTTCCTTCCTGACCCCTTTTTGGGGTGACTTTGTGGATCTTGGCTGTATCTGTTGATCCTGCAAAGCTAGGAGACTGGTCAGGCTGTTCAGGGCTGTGAGGGCTGCTGGCCTGAAGGGGATGGCCTGCGAGACCATGGGGGTTGTATTTACTCATTGAGGGAAAATTGATCTTTGTGAGGAACATTTCacatcttttcccttttctctcctgcagGCCACCCAGAGATCTAGACTCCAAAGCCTGCATCTCTATTGGCGAGGAGGTAAGACTAGGGGTTATGGTCAGAACCTCTGGGGACAGGTGACCATCCTGGGCTGGCTGCTGTGGTGCTGGGTGCTTGTCCAGGCGGGCTGCTCGTGAGATTGCTTAACTTCAGGCCCCCCAAAAAAGGGAAGATAATAAACACCAGCTATTAAAAAAGATGTAGCCCATTTTGCTTGAAATGGAAGGCAGTTGCTGGATGAATAGAAGCTAAGAAGAGCCAGCCTGGGAGCTTGTGTGAGCCCTGACAGCCACCTCCAGCCACAGAGAGACGACTAGCGTCTGGTGTTTGTGCTTCTCCAACAAGGGCTGTCTGCGTGGGACCGATGGCCCCATGGCCAGCTGCCGTGTGACCTACTGGTTGTCACCACTCTGATGAACACGCTCCCAAATGCTCACCCTTTGCATCCCATGACATCTGGGTCCCGTTCATATTTTCCACCTTGGAAATTCCTTCCTTGCCTCCATGAAGTGCAGCTAATCCCCTGGAAATAATGATTGTAAAACAAGGGGATTGCTAACAGCAGATTTTACTCTCCTTTGCAGTTCCTTTGCTGATTTAAAGCCTTCATCCAAAGTATTTCCCTTTGCTAATATTGAAGGCTGTCTCATCAGGAGTCTAACTCAGGGTAGATCTTCCTCTCCTGGAAGCAAATCCTTCTGACAGCATGGAAATCAGTCCACCTGATGTTCTAAAaaaatagcaggggaaaaacaaaaccaaggatgGCTATTTTGGTAGGAGAAAATGGCACAGTAGCATTCATAAAAGCACTTTAAAGCTGGGCAATAAATTTATTAGGTGCAAAATATAGGCCTCGGTGTCAGCAAGTTAATTTATGAAGTGAAATGCTAATCCAATAGTGTTTTATAATGTCTATCTTTGgatccttttctttcattttggattttgtattttcCCTGGCATGGAGCAGGGGCTGAAAGGTGGAAAGAGTGTGAGATGCCTCTGGAGCAAAATGGTGCAGCACCGAGGCAGAGAAAATGCCTGCTGCTAGAGCAAGTGTCCGctccaagaaaataatttctccccTGCAGTCCCAGGGACAAGGAAAAGCTCAAGCGCTCCAAAAAGGCTCCATGCACGGAGGCAGAGAGCCCATGTTGGATGGTGCAAAGAGAAATGCACCCAGAGCTCAGTCTTATTTTACAGACACAGATATGTGGCTATCTTGGGGGGACTGACATGCCATGGCTTACATTTCCCATAGATCTGTTACCTGTTTGTCCAGCCAGGTTCCTTTAGGATGTGCTTCCTCTTCCACCAGCCTTTCTACACTCACCCCTGCTCCCTAGGGAAAGCcactttccctcctctccttttaaaCTTTGCTGCTAAATTTAAGAGTGGCCTTGAGAGCGTCAAAGTGCTTTTTTGGAGAGGGTCCTGTTGAACAGTAGGAGCAGTGTCTGGCAGTCAGAGATGCATAAATTTCTGCTGTAACACAAAAATGTTAGTCAGGGCTCCTTTTGCAGGCGACGTAGCTGCGAGTGAATGACCGGGAGCCCGAGCGCACAGTAATGCAGTGTATGGGCCCTGCGCGCCGTGGCATCCCCAGCCAGCACATTTCaggctgcaggtttttttctgctgtgccGGCAAAAAGCGGTGTGGGATTATGCACTGTGAATCAGTTCATTATAATCTGCTTCTTTCTGTAGGATGATTGACTGATGTGGTTGTGCGTTCAGCAAACAGAATGGCTGGTTTTAGTAGCAAAGGCATATTTTAAACatccaaaaataataataagcaaAAAATAGAGCTGCTGCACAATATCGCGGcagaaaggagaagggcaggTTAGAATGCAGGGCTCCAAACAAAGTCATCCTTTGTGCAAGGCCAGGAGAAAGAGATCTCACATGCTAGACAAAATAAATCCTTCGTGGTTTAAAAATGGGGCACACTCAGCTGGTATTTGGCCCATCTGCAGGTCTGGAGAAATAAGCTTTTACAGGCCTTAAAAAAACCTGGAGATATTTCCATGATTGtttgtgggaggaggaggatggaaggaaaaaaaaaaggctgaaggtgACTCCTAGGGGAGAAGCTGCCGCAGCATTTTCCATCCCAGCCCTCAGAGGATGGAGAAGCTGAAAGTGCTGGCAGCTCAAGGTGGCTGGGAGGGGCACTCGGGTGCGGGTGGCCAGGGGGAGAGCATCCCACCGAAGGAGCGGTCCTTCCTGCGCCCGCCCTGCTCAGGATGCTCGTCGACACAGGCTCCCTGCTCATGCCGTTACGAGGCACGCCCTCTTCAGAACTCTGCTAATTACTGCACAGTAGTTAATCCTCCCGACAGCCCCTGAGGACCGTGATTTTGTTTTTAGCCTCATGAACACAGATAGGGAGGGGGATGCACAGGGGTGAATTTATGTGCCAAGCAGGGCTAGATTTTAGGGGTATTTTGCTCCTTGCATAGCACGTACTCGCAGCAGCCACCTTCGTGCTGATGTGTTTTTCACCCGCAGAACTTTGAGGTGAAAGCTGATGACCTGGAGCCCATCTCCGAGCTGGGACGAGGTGCGTACGGGGTGGTGGAGAAGATGCGGCACATGCCTAGCGGGCAGATCATGGCAGTGAAGGTAGAGTGAGCCTCCCGAGGTGCTTTCTGTCTGTATCGTTGTGTGTGGACACCCTCTGCGCTCTCGTTTGTGCACATCTCTAGTCTTGCTTGTTCTGACGCATGCCTTTACTGAGTTTTACTTCTTACGAAATCCTCTTTCTACACAGGGGCAAAGAGTGCCGAGATAGATTTGGGCCATTTAACCAAGAAAAGGGGTGTGTTTTAAAAGTATGATGCTCAATGTGTTTCCAGCATTGTAGTGCATACAAACATTGTTCACCTTTGCCTACAATATTGCTGTTTTCGCTAGGATTTTACAAGCTATTTGccatcattttttaaatatgcgtatttttttctaatgtagaTACACCCTCAGATTCAGGGCTCTGCACACTAGTTGTAATTGTAATTGTAAAGAAGAGTGTACTGTAAATTTAATTGCATAAGGTAATTTTCTTCAGCTGGGACTTTTTTAGTCTCTTTGGAACATGAAATTTTTGTTGGGATTTTCACATTTTGTCTGCTACAGTGTGATCTTGATTCATGACAGGCTTGTAGATACTATTATGAAAAGTTTTCATAACAAGAGTTTAGACTCATAAGCTTGCAGCTTAGGGAAATAGTCATGGGAAAATTTGTATTTTGGAAAGGACCAATTTTTGCTTGGCTGAATTTTAGCTCAAGTTTCctttcagaataagaaaaaagaaaaaaaagatgcagagctGGAAACTATGAGCAAACTGAAGGAAAATTCTTAGCTCGTCAGTTGTGGATAGACTTCGCTGTGGACGCTGGGATGTGCCTCAGGGCCTCTGTGCTCTGCATTTGGTCTTCTTGTTTGCTTTGGTGTTCACCAAACTGCAGAAGACCTCTTTGAGTATGACGGAGGATCTGAAGAGGGTACGGCACGAACATTCAGGCTATTACTTACATCTGCGATGCTGAACAGTTTAATTCTATCGCATTACTGACCTCGAGTGGCTTTGGCCAAGGAACCTGGAATATGTGTGTGGCCTGTGTTGGACTGTGTCATGCCCCTTTGTGGTGCTTCCCAGCTGAGGGTGTCCAGGCATTTCACATAAATGACATTTCTTCCCTGGGAGACTGGGAGATGTCCATCTTCCAAAGCCATGGGGAGCGCATGGgctctggctgcagggctggagccctcTCTTGTGACCAAAGTCTGCTGATGTAAATAGATGTCCACTGCAGCTCCAAAAATCACGGGTCTCCACCAGCCTAGAATTTGatttcctgctcctttctcctctcccaagCCGCAGTGACTTTTGGCTGTTGCAAAAAGAGTGGCATTTGCAGGGAAGAGCAAAATCACCTGCAGTTTGGGCTGAGGTGAGAAGACCCCTTCAGCCCCATTGTCCTCTGTTTCACCGGGGTGCTCCTACTATGGGTGCTGTGCTTGTGATGTGCCTATGACAAAGAGATACGATAAATGGGTAACACAAAGAGGTGTGATAAAATGGTAAAGGTGTGATGTCAAGGCACTGTGGCCAGCATGGGTATGGCTGTGGCGAgtcccctgcagcagcagcagtgtggtaCGGAGGTGCTGACAGCCAACGCTAAAATGCTTTGTATTCCAGCGGATCCGAGCCACAGTGAACAGTCAGGAGCAGAAGAGGTTACTGATGGATCTGGATATCTCCATGAGGACGGTAGATTGCCCCTTCACTGTCACCTTTTACGGGGCACTTTTCCGAGAGGTATGGCATCCTGGAGATCAGCCGCGCTGCCCCTGGGAGACTTGATCCTCTCCCAGGCTCTGAATTCCCATGCCTAGACTCCCTTCAAGTGCCAGGGGTTTAAATCTCCATCTAGACATGGAGACTTGGTACAATATGGATTTGCTCAATCCCAGCCTAAGGATCTGTCACGTACAGTTACTTCTTGGCAAGCAAGGAGAGATGCGGTCCCACGCGAGGAAGAGTCAAGGGCAGCCAAGCCCCAGTGCCAGGAATGTGTGAGGCCCCTGTGCCGAGACATTGGGGCTTGGTGGTGGGTTTGAGTGACGGGGACAACCGACTCACAGCCTGATCCGTTAGCGTTAATGTTGTGCTGACTTGCAATGAGAAAGCCACATGGAGGAAAAATGTGGAAAGCTCTGAAGAGCAAGATTTATTGAAGAGTTTTAAGCAtagctctgcagagctgaactTTTCCTGGCTGAGCATTTGCTGTGACCTGAGCATATAGGGAACCTCGGTCCCGATAACTTTCAGGACTCCTAAATCACTGTGACTCTGCTTTgggaaaagacagcagaaaatacaCCGTAAATGGTAGTGGAGAGCACTTCAttccagctggggaggagggaaagagaaatccCAGTACAGTTTTGTTGGATGACTTTTAAAAGACAGGGAAGAGGCAAACAGGCCAGCAAAAGGCAAGTGCCAAAGAAGACCTTTGcacgtgaaaggaaaggaaaggatgcTTCATTCCAGTGGGCAGATATTTGCTTTCTTTATCCTCCAGGGAGACGTGTGGATTTGCATGGAGCTGATGGATACCTCACTGGACAAGTTCTACAAACATGTCATTGACAAAGGCCTGACGATTCCTGAGGACATCTTAGGAAAAATAGCTGTCTCTGTGAGTATTAGCAGGgcgaggagggaagggaaaaggtgTTTCTCTTCTCATCCAAGTCCTACATGGCCCAGTCTCCCTGCTGTATTTGCATCGGGAAGAGCATGGTCCACAGGCCAGCCCATGTGAACTTTCCTAGCTGGCTTCCAGTATCTCGTCTGAGGTGATGTTATTTGTAAGGCATAAATACCCCAAATGTGCCTGTACATGTAATTGAGAGGCAGCACAGTGTTAGATGTGGGGAGGGCCCTGCAGCTCCTTTGCCTTCTCATTAGGGTCCTGGTGCCCCTGGGAGATCCCTGGGTACCCACCGTCACCTCGGGCTGCTGTGAGGGTGCAGGACTCGTGGGAGAGGTAGTTCCTTCCCTCCAAGGAGTTCTGCTGAGGATGGGGCAGGTGAAGCCAGATAGTGTTTCCTCCTCATCATGGTGCTGCCAGCTGTGATTCACTCTAGATTTGTTGTTTCAGATCGTAAAAGCACTAGAACATCTACACAGTAAGCTCTCCGTGATCCACAGAGGTAAGTGCCAGGCACACAGCCATGACCATGCTGGTGTCTGTCTGCCCTGCGCCACACGCTCTCGGCCTCTCAAGGGCTGGCCTTGTGGCCAGGCACAGGGCTCCCAAAATACCTGAGGTAAAATGGGCCTTTGACAGCAAAAATATTCCCCAGCATCTCATGAGTAGCAAAACCTAGTCAGAGGAAATGTCTGCTGGTTTGCTCTTTAAAAACTGCATGCTGGTCCCAGCGTTTCCCCGAGGTGGAGGAGAATCGAGCCCCAGCCTGATTGTGCTGGCAGAGAAAGGGCTGTTTCCCCCTGGGTTGCGTTTCCCTAATGCACAATCTAAATCCGTGGTCTGCTTCAACACctctgcaaaattaaaacagactTTTCCTTCTGACCTTggtgagctttggatcaggctttGCGAAGGCTTCTCTCTTAGCTCGGCGGCTCCATGTTGACGTGCAGTGAGAGGCGTCTCCGTGCCAGCGTGATGCCTCATGCAATGATCTAACCATCCTCGTCCCCTTCTGTGAGCTTCCCTGAGCACTGGTGGGGCAGAATAGTTTGATACTGAAAATAGCCTCAAGTGAAGTCATAAATACCCTCCTTAAACTCTTTTGACATTTTCCCCTCTAGAGCATCTGAAAGATGCCACGAACACacttagaaagaaacaaatttgcAGTGTTGCTGCTTgacacctttatttttaaagggtcATTTTCAATTTGTCATGAGGAGGAAAAAGCCCTCTTTGGAGTGTGTGACTGCCAGGGAAAGGAGCATCTGAAGCGAGCAGGGTTCAGCTTTAGCAGGCAGTCACATTTTGTACATTCTGCATGTGGCTGGGGGTTGAGTTTCTGCCTTCTGTATCATTTACAGTAGGTGGAAAATGCTGCTCGGCTTCTGGATTTCTGTTTACTTGTTtgatttccactgaaaattatCCTATTTCAGCATAGTAACAGATGGGTGAGGATCTCAGATACCTGAAGCTTTTGATTGCAAAATGCTGATTAGAGAGCAGATGTTAACGAACTGTAAACCACCCGATTCTAATAAGCAGGACTCAAAAGCAGCTTCTGGCCTCCTTCAGATGGTGTTTCAGTGCTTCTATTTAATAGTTTATCACATGTAGACAGAGGACCTTCTTGCAGAAGAGACCTCTTATTTCTGGGTGGCAGCAGGGAAAGGATTGTTCCCTTTTGAGGATCAGTGCTGGGACAAGAGAAAACAGGGTAGCCTGCGCTACCTGCGCTGTGTTGAGATTTCATCTGGGATTAGCCTCACAGGGAGCGATTGCCTGCTGTGCAGGAAAGCACCTCTTGTGGATATCGCTTACTAGCTTCTTTCTGTGCCTTAATTTCCCTTTCTGATGGTGATTATAACTGCCTTCATGAGCGTGATGCAAGTGTGAACGCACCAAGGGGGATTATAAGGCCATGACTGGAAGCAGATAAATCTGGCAGTAATAAATAGATGAGACACTGGCCTGATTTCCATAAGGTGTGGAGCACCCACACGCCTGCTGCTGTTCACATTGCCTTCAAGCTTGGTATCCTTAAAATTAGAGGCCATTTCTGAAATCTCAATCCTTGTCTTAGTTTACtgctccctccttctcctgcatCCCCTGCTCCTCTTCACCCTTTCCTGCCCACCCCTCATCCTTTCCCCATGggtttttccttttgctggcaTGAGACCAGATCCAGCTGGGGACTTGCCAGAGCTCCAGCCGTTTGCAGAGATCCTCTGGAGATGCTTCCAGCCCTGCTGAGCTGTTCCCCTGTGAGCGCTCTGATGTCTGTGGCCATCCCCTGCGCGGTGGGATACGATGGCTACATGCAGGGTtgcctcccacccccccaaatcaGAGAGGGGAGTCTGCAAGTGAGGGGACGCTTGCAGGACATATGACAGGCCCATGAGGCAGTCACCTGAACTTTCAGTATCTGCAGCCAGCCGGGTTTCTGGCGTGCACAAAGCACGGGGGTTTGCACGGGCACCTTTGGTGCCCTCTGCTGATAGGAAGCTCTTTGGCTTTTTTTGGCTTGGCACAGCCACCCATGCGTGACAATGACTGTGGTATATGTTCCTTCTTGCAGATGTAAAGCCCTCTAACGTGTTGATCAATACGCAGGGGCAGGTGAAAATGTGCGATTTTGGAATTAGTGGTTACCTCGTTGACTCGGTTGCTAAAACCATGGATGCAGGATGCAAACCCTACATGGCTGTAAGTTGAGCCGCGGAGAAGCTGCATGTGAAAGCTGCTGCGGGACAGCCAGAGGAACATGAGCCTGGGCATCGGGTCATCGTAAAGGGGGAAGGATCAGCCTCCGGCATGTGTCCTGGGGACTCGATTTGGAAGACGTATCCCTGAAGCTACTTGTAAAGGGGCAGAGAGGGGAGACAGATCTCATGGGTCAGATCAGATCTCCTGGGCACAGCTTCCTGCTGCCTTATCACCTCCCTGTGACCTTGAGGAAGGCTCTGTAGTTACTCTGTGTTGCATTTTTGCCGTTTGCCCTGTGGGGACAATAGTACTTTCCATCTGGGAGAAAAAACAGTCCCCAGGGATTGGGTCCCTCAGACTGCTCCCGGGAGCTGCTGTTCAGGATTCACTCTCTGTGGACCGCTTGCACAGGGTGAAAATGGTCCTGGAGAATTGAGGCTTGTCACCCCCTACGTGCCAGATGTGCTGGGTCAGCTCCACCACCCCAATCCCTGGTGCAGGTACCATCTGCTTCTGGTGACCCATTTCACTGCCTGCCCTTACTGGCAAGGATGTGGGACCAGATCTGGCCCCATGACAACCAAGGGAGCAAGCTGGTGGCATGGGCTAAGTGGTCCTGGCCTGCCACCATGAAAGACTCATCTGAGGTTGGTGAGCCCTGGGTGCAGGCATCGCAGTGGggccatccctg is drawn from Aptenodytes patagonicus chromosome 16, bAptPat1.pri.cur, whole genome shotgun sequence and contains these coding sequences:
- the MAP2K6 gene encoding dual specificity mitogen-activated protein kinase kinase 6 isoform X1; translated protein: MSQSRGKKRNPGLKIPKEAFEQPQTSSTPPRDLDSKACISIGEENFEVKADDLEPISELGRGAYGVVEKMRHMPSGQIMAVKRIRATVNSQEQKRLLMDLDISMRTVDCPFTVTFYGALFREGDVWICMELMDTSLDKFYKHVIDKGLTIPEDILGKIAVSIVKALEHLHSKLSVIHRDVKPSNVLINTQGQVKMCDFGISGYLVDSVAKTMDAGCKPYMAPERINPELNQKGYSVKSDIWSLGITMIELAILRFPYDSWGTPFQQLKQVVEEPSPQLPAEKFSAEFVDFTSQCLKKNSKERPTYPELMQHPFFTLHESKETDVASFVKLILGD
- the MAP2K6 gene encoding dual specificity mitogen-activated protein kinase kinase 6 isoform X2, with the translated sequence MPPRDLDSKACISIGEENFEVKADDLEPISELGRGAYGVVEKMRHMPSGQIMAVKRIRATVNSQEQKRLLMDLDISMRTVDCPFTVTFYGALFREGDVWICMELMDTSLDKFYKHVIDKGLTIPEDILGKIAVSIVKALEHLHSKLSVIHRDVKPSNVLINTQGQVKMCDFGISGYLVDSVAKTMDAGCKPYMAPERINPELNQKGYSVKSDIWSLGITMIELAILRFPYDSWGTPFQQLKQVVEEPSPQLPAEKFSAEFVDFTSQCLKKNSKERPTYPELMQHPFFTLHESKETDVASFVKLILGD